A part of Myxococcus landrumus genomic DNA contains:
- a CDS encoding VOC family protein, whose translation MKLNHLDLQVPDVQRTAAFFERYFGFEHASNRASPAIAILNDGEGLVLVLQRLKRPEEKYPEGFHVGFLVDDVETVLAFHARALADGLEVSDVIRNNRGTMVYCQAPGAVLVEVNARPPRARDSVGVGRVD comes from the coding sequence ATGAAGCTGAATCACCTCGACTTGCAGGTCCCCGACGTGCAGCGCACCGCGGCGTTCTTCGAGCGCTACTTCGGGTTCGAGCACGCCAGCAATCGCGCCTCCCCCGCCATCGCCATCCTGAATGACGGGGAGGGGTTGGTGCTGGTGCTGCAGCGGCTCAAGCGTCCGGAGGAGAAGTACCCGGAGGGCTTCCACGTGGGCTTCCTGGTGGACGACGTGGAGACGGTGCTGGCGTTTCACGCGAGGGCCCTGGCCGATGGGCTGGAGGTCTCCGATGTGATTCGAAACAACCGGGGGACGATGGTGTACTGCCAGGCGCCGGGGGCGGTGCTGGTGGAGGTGAATGCGCGGCCCCCGCGCGCCAGGGATTCGGTGGGAGTGGGACGAGTCGACTAA
- a CDS encoding EGF domain-containing protein, producing MAPDPYADEVVQGGIILVGSPESAIGPPDGNTANFLGLLGGSLLLDMGAGEEGNGPLRIYYRGLSLSVVAEVEFLRADMGVITAAQVSLIDLGLGIHSALVPYHRGVPYRYVRLRSALLSLYQVDAIEATSLANSAVCGDGQLGTGEQCDDANRAAGDGCSPLCVIEPGYQCQGQPSQCVDVNECTNGTAQCSPHAYCTNTPGSYTCTCRPGYWGDGRTCTDIDECSNGTANCPPGSQCVNTPGSYQCSPVSCPPPTTRCGQACVDTSCDANNCGGCGNVCGPGRTCTQGVCTGGGGGGHGKLQITAMWGRNGDADLVVRTPTGKFIYYDNRGPGPSTDYGELDQDASSGLGPENIIWREGYIPPTGVYDICLKAANFSPPPSAANPLNYTVTVKRFSLPDRVFTGVITCPDVGAECHPNHPAYIGSVGYPNALEE from the coding sequence ATGGCACCTGACCCGTACGCGGACGAAGTGGTGCAGGGAGGCATCATCCTGGTGGGCAGCCCGGAGAGCGCGATTGGCCCTCCGGATGGGAACACAGCCAACTTCCTGGGCCTGCTGGGTGGCTCCTTGCTGTTGGACATGGGTGCTGGAGAAGAGGGCAATGGGCCCTTGCGCATCTACTACCGGGGCTTGTCGCTGTCGGTGGTGGCGGAGGTGGAGTTCCTGCGCGCGGACATGGGGGTCATCACCGCGGCGCAGGTGAGCCTCATCGACCTGGGCCTGGGCATCCACTCCGCGCTGGTGCCCTACCACCGCGGCGTCCCGTACCGGTACGTGCGCCTGCGCAGCGCGCTGCTCTCGCTCTACCAGGTGGATGCCATCGAGGCGACCAGCCTGGCGAACTCGGCCGTGTGCGGCGATGGCCAGCTGGGCACGGGTGAGCAGTGCGACGACGCCAACCGCGCGGCGGGTGACGGATGCAGTCCATTATGCGTCATTGAGCCTGGCTATCAATGCCAGGGCCAGCCCAGCCAGTGTGTGGATGTGAATGAGTGCACCAACGGCACGGCGCAGTGTTCGCCGCACGCCTACTGCACGAACACCCCCGGCAGCTACACCTGCACGTGCAGGCCGGGGTACTGGGGCGATGGGCGGACGTGTACGGACATCGACGAGTGCTCGAATGGGACGGCGAACTGTCCTCCGGGGAGCCAGTGTGTGAATACGCCGGGGAGCTACCAGTGCTCGCCGGTGAGCTGCCCCCCTCCCACGACCCGGTGCGGTCAGGCCTGTGTGGACACGTCCTGTGACGCGAACAACTGCGGTGGCTGTGGCAATGTCTGTGGTCCGGGCCGGACGTGTACGCAAGGCGTGTGCACGGGCGGTGGTGGCGGTGGCCACGGGAAGCTGCAAATCACGGCGATGTGGGGCCGCAATGGAGATGCGGACCTGGTGGTCCGGACTCCGACGGGGAAGTTCATCTACTACGACAATCGTGGCCCGGGGCCGAGCACCGACTACGGCGAGCTGGACCAGGATGCGTCGAGTGGATTGGGGCCGGAGAACATCATCTGGCGCGAGGGCTACATCCCTCCGACGGGTGTGTATGACATCTGCCTCAAGGCGGCGAACTTCTCGCCTCCGCCGAGCGCGGCGAATCCGCTGAACTACACGGTGACGGTGAAGCGCTTCAGCTTACCAGACCGCGTTTTCACCGGTGTCATCACCTGCCCGGATGTCGGGGCGGAGTGCCACCCGAATCATCCCGCGTACATCGGGTCGGTGGGCTACCCGAACGCGCTGGAGGAGTAG
- a CDS encoding DUF4215 domain-containing protein, protein MKRLGWGVLACMALGACGGGLTPEEESQWGGVSEASSEAPVTSMDGLANHADAVDPETSWWVLNPKRALGAPDGKGATMMEAFGAALVLDMGEGEEGWAPLSVYYQGLTLPVQSHVDFLGADGDVVAWGPLNLVELGPGTHVTLVPFDRPLMTYRYVRLWGASLAMYEVDAVTTLPSLPSLCGDGRIAGNETCDDGNILPGDGCSLLCQLEPGFRCTGEPSVCRDIDECADGTDTCAPAEVCVNLPGSYLCMPACLPPRLMCGGACVDVLSNNSHCGACGNACGAGKTCTVGVCTTPVCLPPRMTCAGECVDVLSNNAHCGTCGNACGTGTTCTAGVCGGAKKLQVTMTWSRNGNGDLLVLTPSGKLISFANRWPGPLTDYGQLDVDDQLGKGPENIFWAESTTPPTGDYRVCAAVTGFIPYVTPQDPVSVGVRIRRNGLPDVELSKTFTAPQFLQPCTPESPTNVGPFNLP, encoded by the coding sequence ATGAAGCGACTGGGCTGGGGTGTGCTGGCGTGTATGGCGTTGGGTGCGTGTGGTGGCGGGCTGACTCCGGAGGAGGAGAGTCAGTGGGGTGGGGTGAGCGAGGCGTCGAGTGAGGCGCCGGTGACGTCGATGGATGGACTGGCGAACCACGCGGACGCGGTGGACCCGGAGACATCATGGTGGGTGCTCAACCCGAAGCGCGCGTTGGGGGCGCCGGATGGGAAGGGCGCGACGATGATGGAGGCGTTCGGCGCGGCCCTGGTGCTGGACATGGGGGAGGGCGAGGAGGGGTGGGCGCCGTTGTCTGTGTATTACCAAGGGCTGACGCTGCCGGTGCAGTCTCACGTGGACTTCCTGGGCGCGGATGGTGATGTCGTGGCCTGGGGGCCGCTGAACCTGGTGGAGCTGGGGCCCGGGACGCATGTGACGCTGGTTCCCTTCGACCGTCCGCTGATGACGTATCGCTACGTGAGGCTGTGGGGGGCGTCGCTCGCGATGTATGAAGTGGACGCGGTGACGACGCTGCCGTCGCTGCCGTCGCTCTGCGGAGACGGGCGGATTGCAGGCAACGAGACGTGTGACGACGGAAACATCCTCCCGGGGGATGGGTGCAGCCTCCTGTGTCAGTTGGAGCCCGGCTTCCGCTGCACGGGTGAGCCGAGCGTCTGCCGCGACATCGACGAGTGCGCCGATGGAACGGACACGTGTGCTCCCGCCGAGGTCTGCGTCAACCTCCCCGGAAGCTACCTCTGCATGCCGGCCTGTCTGCCGCCCCGGCTGATGTGCGGCGGGGCCTGTGTGGACGTCCTGTCGAACAACAGCCACTGCGGCGCGTGTGGAAACGCCTGCGGCGCGGGGAAGACGTGCACGGTGGGCGTGTGCACGACGCCCGTGTGTCTGCCGCCTCGGATGACGTGCGCCGGGGAGTGCGTGGACGTCCTGTCGAACAACGCCCACTGCGGCACGTGTGGAAACGCCTGTGGCACGGGCACGACGTGTACCGCGGGCGTGTGTGGCGGGGCGAAGAAGCTCCAGGTCACCATGACGTGGAGCCGCAATGGGAATGGGGACCTGCTGGTCCTCACGCCCTCGGGCAAGCTCATCTCCTTCGCGAACCGCTGGCCGGGGCCCCTGACGGACTATGGGCAGCTCGACGTGGACGACCAGTTGGGCAAGGGACCGGAGAACATCTTCTGGGCGGAGAGCACGACGCCGCCCACGGGGGATTATCGGGTCTGCGCGGCGGTGACGGGCTTCATCCCGTACGTGACGCCGCAGGACCCCGTCAGCGTGGGCGTCCGCATTCGACGCAACGGCCTGCCGGACGTCGAGCTCTCAAAGACATTCACGGCGCCTCAATTCCTGCAACCGTGTACACCGGAGAGCCCCACCAACGTGGGGCCCTTCAACCTGCCCTGA
- the upp gene encoding uracil phosphoribosyltransferase yields the protein MEFPNCTVVDHPLVKHKLTLMRRVETSTATFRTLLQEISLLLAYEAFRDLKLADEDIQTPMAPMRAPMLEGKKLVLVAIMRAGQGILDGMLQLVPSARVGHIGLYRDPETLTPVEYYYRVPGHLADRDVVVCDPMLATGNSAVAALQRLKKSKPGSLRFVCLLACPEGLATLREHHPDVHVYTAAVDERLNEHGYIIPGLGDAGDRLFGTK from the coding sequence ATGGAGTTCCCGAACTGCACCGTGGTGGACCACCCGCTGGTGAAACACAAGCTGACGCTGATGCGTCGGGTGGAGACGAGCACCGCGACCTTTCGCACGCTGCTCCAGGAGATTTCCCTCCTGCTCGCGTACGAGGCGTTCCGTGATTTGAAGCTGGCCGACGAGGACATCCAGACGCCCATGGCGCCCATGCGCGCGCCCATGCTGGAAGGCAAGAAGCTGGTGCTGGTGGCCATCATGCGCGCCGGGCAGGGCATCCTCGACGGGATGCTCCAACTGGTGCCCTCCGCGCGCGTGGGACACATCGGGTTGTATCGAGACCCGGAGACGCTGACGCCGGTGGAGTACTACTACCGCGTGCCGGGACACCTGGCGGACCGCGACGTGGTGGTGTGTGACCCGATGCTCGCCACGGGCAACTCGGCGGTGGCGGCGCTGCAGCGGCTGAAGAAGAGCAAGCCCGGCTCGCTGCGCTTCGTCTGTCTCCTGGCGTGTCCGGAGGGCCTGGCCACGCTTCGGGAGCACCACCCGGACGTCCATGTGTACACGGCCGCGGTGGATGAGCGCCTGAACGAGCACGGCTACATCATCCCGGGCCTGGGCGACGCGGGAGACCGTCTCTTCGGAACCAAGTAG
- a CDS encoding URC4/urg3 family protein: MPEHSLSRPDVSPAVAWLRTPAAIRERCHQLLDLGLAGKLTHFRVEPSRLPAVVDRVLDVTREAYPALDIPLHSRWRHFDAGGVKRVEELEARLKDATPQERARAKLDLAVVSVLLDAGSGPKWRYREQGGGTWARSEGLAVASFRMFMDGAFSSDPDWPLRADSEALGRLTRESLARGLQVSESNPLDGLEGRLHLMHGLSKVLPRPGALHDIVIAQGHSARASELLGLVLELLGPIWPGRVMVDAVNLGDVWPHSALGPVESVDALVPFHKLSQWLTYSLVEPLAEAGVRVVELDGLTGLPEYRNGGLFVDLGVLVPRDMGLTQQVLHPSEEPIVEWRALTVALLDRVAALVRGRLGMSNEELPLGKVLQGGTWTAGRKVAAELRPGGVPPIRVESDGTVF, encoded by the coding sequence ATGCCTGAGCATTCGTTGTCGAGGCCGGATGTCTCTCCGGCGGTGGCGTGGCTGCGCACGCCGGCGGCCATTCGGGAGCGCTGCCACCAGCTCCTCGACCTGGGGCTCGCGGGCAAGCTGACCCACTTCCGCGTCGAGCCCTCGCGCCTGCCCGCGGTGGTGGACAGGGTGCTGGACGTCACGCGCGAGGCCTACCCCGCGCTGGACATCCCCCTGCACAGCCGCTGGCGCCACTTCGACGCAGGGGGCGTGAAGCGCGTGGAGGAGCTGGAGGCGCGGCTGAAGGACGCCACGCCGCAGGAGCGCGCGCGGGCGAAGCTGGACCTGGCCGTGGTGAGCGTGCTGCTGGACGCGGGCAGCGGGCCCAAGTGGCGCTACCGCGAGCAGGGCGGCGGGACGTGGGCGCGCTCGGAGGGGCTGGCCGTGGCCAGCTTCCGCATGTTCATGGACGGCGCCTTCTCCTCGGACCCGGACTGGCCGCTGCGCGCGGACTCGGAGGCGCTGGGACGGCTGACGCGCGAGTCCCTGGCGCGCGGGCTCCAGGTCTCCGAGTCGAACCCGCTCGACGGTCTGGAAGGCCGCCTGCACCTGATGCACGGGCTGTCGAAGGTGCTGCCCCGGCCCGGCGCGCTGCACGACATCGTCATCGCGCAGGGACACAGCGCGCGCGCCTCCGAGCTGCTCGGGTTGGTGCTGGAGCTGTTGGGCCCCATCTGGCCGGGACGGGTGATGGTGGACGCGGTGAACCTGGGCGACGTGTGGCCGCACTCCGCGCTGGGCCCGGTGGAGAGCGTGGACGCGCTGGTGCCCTTCCACAAGTTGTCCCAGTGGCTGACGTACTCGCTGGTGGAGCCGCTGGCGGAGGCGGGCGTGCGGGTGGTGGAGCTGGACGGGCTCACCGGCCTGCCCGAGTACCGCAACGGAGGGCTCTTCGTGGACCTGGGGGTGCTGGTGCCCAGGGACATGGGGCTCACGCAGCAGGTCCTGCACCCCAGCGAGGAGCCCATTGTAGAGTGGCGCGCGCTGACGGTGGCGTTGTTGGACCGTGTCGCCGCGTTGGTCCGGGGGCGGTTGGGAATGAGCAACGAGGAGCTGCCCCTGGGGAAGGTGCTTCAAGGCGGGACGTGGACGGCGGGCCGCAAGGTGGCCGCCGAGCTGCGTCCCGGAGGCGTGCCACCGATTCGCGTCGAGAGCGACGGAACGGTGTTCTGA
- a CDS encoding GTP cyclohydrolase II, whose amino-acid sequence MADKKPVNHIRLTSHPDGDTPGVAIRWGESDPLRRGPVVATLTEAAHRNVIGTHAGSYAVYRALAVAAGMLPQDHRADLKDTSPAAEIGPHPSWSDPERIVSLDPWGAVAPQAFRSYADQGIDFRPTIAVTRAHINLPELRDAVEAGRLTPDGDLLTANGDIKVVKAAVDPVWHLPGIAKRFGMTESALRRGLFEHTGGMFPELITRPDLHVFLPPIGGLTLYAFGDVASVSNRDIPLAVRVHDECNGSDVFGSDICTCRPYLAHGIEECVRTAQAGGAGIIVYLRKEGRALGEVTKFLVYNARKRQEGGDSAATYFQRTECVAGVQDMRFQELMPDVLHWLGITRIHRFVSMSDMKHDAIVRSGIEILERVPIPEGLIPADAKVEMEAKKAAGYFTKGPVADAEGLAQVKGRELDA is encoded by the coding sequence ATGGCAGACAAGAAGCCCGTCAATCACATCCGCCTCACCTCGCATCCGGATGGAGACACGCCCGGGGTCGCCATCCGCTGGGGAGAGTCGGACCCGCTGCGCCGGGGCCCCGTTGTCGCCACGCTGACCGAGGCGGCGCACCGCAACGTCATCGGCACGCACGCGGGCTCCTACGCCGTGTATCGCGCGCTGGCGGTGGCGGCGGGCATGCTGCCGCAGGACCACCGCGCGGACCTCAAGGACACGTCGCCCGCGGCGGAGATTGGTCCGCACCCGTCCTGGAGTGACCCGGAGCGCATCGTCTCGCTGGACCCGTGGGGCGCGGTGGCGCCGCAGGCCTTCCGCTCGTACGCGGACCAGGGCATCGACTTCCGTCCCACCATCGCCGTCACGCGCGCGCACATCAACCTGCCGGAGCTGCGCGACGCGGTGGAGGCGGGCCGGCTCACGCCCGATGGAGACCTGCTCACCGCCAACGGCGACATCAAGGTGGTGAAGGCCGCGGTGGACCCGGTGTGGCACCTGCCGGGCATCGCGAAGCGCTTCGGCATGACGGAGAGCGCGCTGCGCCGAGGTCTCTTCGAGCACACGGGCGGCATGTTCCCGGAGCTGATTACGCGCCCGGACCTGCACGTCTTCCTGCCGCCCATCGGCGGGCTCACGTTGTATGCGTTTGGCGATGTCGCCTCCGTGTCCAACCGGGACATCCCGCTGGCGGTGCGCGTGCATGACGAGTGCAATGGCTCCGACGTGTTCGGCAGCGACATCTGCACGTGCCGTCCGTACCTGGCGCACGGCATCGAGGAGTGCGTGCGCACGGCGCAGGCCGGCGGCGCGGGCATCATCGTGTACCTGCGCAAGGAGGGCCGCGCGCTGGGCGAGGTGACCAAGTTCCTGGTCTACAACGCGCGCAAGCGGCAGGAGGGCGGCGACTCCGCGGCCACCTACTTCCAGCGCACCGAGTGTGTCGCGGGCGTGCAGGACATGCGCTTCCAGGAGCTGATGCCGGACGTGCTGCACTGGCTGGGCATCACCCGCATCCACCGCTTCGTGTCGATGAGCGACATGAAGCACGATGCGATTGTCCGCTCGGGCATCGAAATCCTCGAGCGCGTCCCCATCCCCGAGGGCCTCATCCCCGCCGACGCGAAGGTGGAGATGGAGGCGAAGAAGGCGGCGGGCTATTTCACCAAGGGCCCCGTGGCGGACGCCGAGGGCCTGGCGCAGGTGAAGGGGAGGGAGCTCGATGCCTGA
- a CDS encoding CoA-acylating methylmalonate-semialdehyde dehydrogenase, with product MSFVELPENVVLCRNLAGGEWRMPEGATLLDVRSPYTGTVIGRVPLTSAAGVDQVVEAARPALASWRTLPLRERTQYLFRFRHLLEKDLNRLANLAASEAGKTVAEARAGLLKGLEVCEFALSLQNLDSGSHLEVSRGVTCEYRREPMGIVAGITPFNFPGMVPMWMFPIAVTLGNVFILKPSEKVPLTACALGELMHEAGYPAGVFSIVHGGKETVDALVEHPEVKALAFVGSSAVARQVYVRGSERGKRVLALGGAKNHLIIAPDADPELTAQAVVDSFTGCAGQRCMAGSVLLAVGDVGQVLTDVVRRAESIEVGPGMGAIIDKASVERLEKAIARAESEGANVVLDGRGKRPKGEAWAQGHWLGPTILDQVRPDMEAARRELFGPVLSIIRVPTLSAALAVENASPYGNAASIFTTSGAVAQAVVEGVHAGMVGVNVGVPVPREPFSFGGTGESRFGHGDITGPSSLDFWTQLKKVTRKWSARTDGSWMS from the coding sequence TTGTCGTTCGTGGAGCTTCCCGAGAACGTCGTCCTGTGTCGGAACCTGGCGGGAGGCGAGTGGCGGATGCCGGAAGGCGCGACGCTGCTCGACGTGCGAAGCCCGTACACCGGCACCGTCATTGGCCGTGTCCCTCTCACCTCCGCCGCGGGTGTGGACCAGGTCGTCGAGGCCGCGCGTCCCGCGCTGGCGTCCTGGCGCACCCTGCCGCTGCGGGAGCGCACGCAGTACCTCTTCCGCTTCCGTCACCTGCTGGAGAAGGACCTGAACCGGCTGGCGAACCTGGCCGCCAGCGAGGCGGGCAAGACGGTGGCCGAGGCCCGCGCCGGACTGCTCAAGGGCCTGGAGGTGTGTGAGTTCGCGCTGTCGCTGCAGAACCTGGACAGCGGCTCGCACCTGGAAGTGAGCCGGGGCGTCACGTGTGAATACCGCCGCGAGCCCATGGGCATCGTCGCGGGCATCACCCCGTTCAACTTCCCGGGGATGGTGCCGATGTGGATGTTCCCCATCGCCGTCACGCTGGGCAACGTCTTCATCCTGAAGCCGTCGGAGAAGGTGCCGCTCACCGCGTGCGCGCTGGGCGAGCTGATGCACGAGGCGGGATATCCCGCGGGTGTCTTCTCCATCGTCCACGGCGGCAAGGAGACGGTGGACGCGCTGGTGGAGCACCCGGAGGTGAAGGCGCTGGCCTTCGTGGGGTCCTCGGCGGTGGCGCGGCAGGTCTATGTGCGGGGCAGCGAGCGCGGCAAGCGCGTGCTGGCGCTGGGCGGCGCGAAGAACCACCTCATCATCGCCCCGGACGCGGACCCGGAGCTCACCGCGCAGGCGGTGGTGGACTCGTTCACCGGCTGCGCGGGGCAGCGCTGCATGGCGGGCAGCGTGCTGCTGGCGGTCGGCGACGTGGGGCAGGTGCTCACGGATGTCGTTCGCCGCGCGGAGAGCATCGAGGTGGGGCCGGGGATGGGCGCCATTATCGACAAGGCCTCCGTGGAGCGGCTGGAGAAGGCCATCGCCCGCGCGGAGTCGGAGGGCGCCAACGTGGTGCTCGACGGGCGCGGCAAGCGTCCGAAGGGCGAGGCGTGGGCGCAAGGCCACTGGCTGGGGCCGACCATCCTGGACCAGGTGCGGCCGGACATGGAGGCCGCGCGGCGCGAGCTGTTCGGCCCGGTGCTCTCCATCATCCGCGTGCCCACGCTGTCGGCGGCGCTGGCGGTGGAGAACGCGTCGCCCTATGGCAACGCCGCGTCCATCTTCACCACCAGCGGCGCGGTGGCGCAGGCGGTGGTGGAGGGCGTCCACGCGGGCATGGTGGGCGTCAACGTGGGTGTCCCCGTTCCCCGCGAGCCCTTCTCCTTCGGCGGCACGGGCGAGTCCCGCTTTGGCCATGGGGATATCACCGGGCCTTCCAGCCTCGACTTCTGGACGCAGCTCAAGAAGGTCACCCGCAAGTGGTCGGCCCGCACTGACGGCTCGTGGATGAGCTGA
- a CDS encoding type VI secretion system contractile sheath domain-containing protein — MRWFVAGAFSSSPTGRRFQVTPETFASELAKAARHVRVTVPDRLGALDTCPVELSFERLRDFSVAEVLPRLPKPRELHALRDTLWGLGPAEEVIQCVTRVTGPGRLPDAVAAAIRDAAAPPSSAPPASATGEDSLVESLLQQAQNASPSENASRAVSAFIKAINPRPQAAPAAAPASAARKAVKDLVDETLVRCATDVLIAEPVARMESAWRGLKWLVDQCPTSAGMAVEVLDVSRAELPGALEEALAQEPFERPDAVFVVDTNDDVAVLARLAALGERAQVPIIAAVAPSLLGLSPDELSLGLDDGREKVSEAWKALRQDESSRWLCVVLNRVAVANEVKAKRWAFTSPALAVAALLAASFRETRSFARITGQPGSVRAPALWEVPAGRDQGLSIPTETFLPIRAQTKLEAHGVLGLGSRRDADTVLLAAAPMAFGGGYAVPLPAQVLTGRIVRFATWVRDQLPPGSGDTEVAAIFSQAAEVFLFQGSAEQGQLHGELVRTDHGPGVHVTATVRPEHAGTRFQLAFTLPMRG; from the coding sequence GTGCGGTGGTTCGTGGCGGGGGCGTTCTCCTCCTCGCCCACGGGGCGTCGCTTCCAGGTGACGCCGGAGACCTTCGCGAGCGAGCTGGCCAAGGCCGCCCGCCACGTGCGCGTCACCGTGCCGGACCGGCTGGGCGCGTTGGACACCTGCCCGGTGGAGCTCTCTTTCGAGCGCTTGCGCGACTTCAGCGTGGCGGAGGTGCTCCCGCGTCTGCCCAAGCCCCGCGAGCTGCATGCGCTGCGCGACACCCTCTGGGGGCTCGGGCCCGCCGAGGAGGTCATCCAATGCGTGACGCGTGTCACCGGCCCCGGGCGCCTGCCAGACGCCGTGGCCGCCGCGATTCGCGACGCCGCGGCGCCTCCCTCCTCCGCGCCCCCCGCCTCCGCGACGGGAGAGGACTCCCTGGTGGAGAGCCTGCTCCAGCAGGCGCAGAACGCCTCGCCGAGCGAGAACGCTTCGCGCGCCGTCAGCGCGTTCATCAAGGCCATCAACCCACGTCCTCAAGCGGCGCCGGCCGCGGCTCCCGCCAGCGCCGCGCGCAAGGCGGTGAAGGACCTGGTCGACGAGACGCTGGTGCGGTGCGCGACGGACGTGCTCATCGCGGAGCCCGTCGCCCGGATGGAGTCCGCGTGGCGGGGACTGAAGTGGCTGGTGGACCAGTGCCCCACGTCCGCGGGCATGGCGGTGGAGGTGCTCGACGTGAGCCGCGCGGAGCTGCCGGGCGCGCTGGAGGAGGCCCTCGCCCAAGAGCCCTTCGAGCGGCCCGATGCCGTCTTCGTAGTGGACACGAACGACGACGTCGCGGTGCTGGCCCGCCTCGCCGCGCTGGGTGAGCGCGCGCAGGTCCCCATCATCGCCGCCGTGGCGCCGTCGCTCCTGGGGCTGTCCCCGGACGAGCTCTCCCTGGGCCTGGACGACGGCCGCGAGAAGGTCTCCGAGGCCTGGAAGGCGCTGCGCCAGGACGAGTCCTCGCGGTGGCTGTGCGTGGTGCTCAACCGCGTGGCGGTCGCCAACGAAGTGAAGGCGAAGCGGTGGGCCTTCACCAGCCCCGCGCTCGCGGTGGCGGCCCTGCTCGCGGCCAGCTTCCGGGAGACGCGCTCCTTCGCGCGCATCACCGGCCAGCCCGGAAGCGTGCGCGCCCCCGCGCTGTGGGAGGTGCCCGCGGGCCGGGACCAGGGCCTGTCCATCCCCACCGAGACGTTCCTGCCCATCCGCGCACAGACGAAGCTGGAGGCGCACGGCGTGCTGGGCCTGGGCAGCCGGCGCGACGCGGACACGGTGTTGCTGGCCGCGGCGCCCATGGCCTTCGGTGGCGGCTACGCGGTGCCCCTGCCCGCGCAGGTGCTCACCGGCCGCATCGTCCGCTTCGCCACGTGGGTGAGGGACCAGTTGCCTCCCGGCTCGGGCGACACGGAGGTGGCCGCCATCTTCTCGCAGGCCGCGGAGGTCTTCCTCTTCCAGGGCTCCGCCGAACAGGGACAGCTCCACGGTGAGCTGGTTCGCACGGACCACGGCCCCGGCGTCCACGTCACCGCCACCGTCCGGCCCGAGCACGCGGGCACCCGCTTCCAGCTCGCCTTCACGCTCCCCATGCGAGGCTGA
- a CDS encoding GNAT family N-acetyltransferase — MSTQDAMGPVVVREARPEDDGVVGELLVEAFITQYAKKLPEVVYTDERKRELRDVAARRKIASVMVAELDGEVVGTVALFPPGAPGSEAWLPNAADLRGLATSVKLHGKGLSRPLLDAAEKQARSWGVDAICLHVRRGAEGVARMYMNRGYVREPSGDMSLPSVFLEAYVMRLK; from the coding sequence ATGAGCACTCAGGATGCGATGGGGCCGGTGGTGGTTCGTGAGGCGCGGCCCGAGGACGATGGCGTGGTGGGGGAGCTGCTGGTCGAGGCCTTCATCACCCAGTATGCGAAGAAGCTTCCGGAGGTCGTCTACACGGACGAGCGCAAGCGCGAGCTGAGGGATGTGGCCGCGCGGCGGAAGATTGCCTCGGTGATGGTGGCCGAGCTCGACGGCGAGGTGGTGGGCACCGTGGCCTTGTTTCCTCCCGGGGCGCCGGGCTCGGAGGCGTGGCTGCCCAACGCGGCGGACCTTCGCGGCCTGGCCACCTCCGTGAAGCTGCATGGCAAGGGACTGAGCCGGCCGCTGCTCGACGCCGCGGAGAAGCAGGCCCGGAGCTGGGGCGTGGACGCGATTTGTCTCCACGTCCGCCGAGGCGCCGAGGGCGTGGCGCGCATGTACATGAACCGCGGCTATGTGCGGGAGCCCTCGGGCGACATGTCGCTGCCGTCCGTGTTCCTGGAGGCGTATGTGATGCGCCTGAAGTAG
- a CDS encoding autotransporter outer membrane beta-barrel domain-containing protein produces the protein MDLPRHRPPFLVAGLLTLPALAHAQEEVSAQQAPPPAARPLKTALNIGVQGHTHRLDAKGGESPALAVSMERAFDDHLSAFAGTLLTTNNLGVGVQAGGRLSFGERPLQGAFVSAQGAITWFDSGTDSDTGYEKSGRRQSLSALVGYSHPFANRWLVSLGAGIQHVVTRSKSEPPLLPICIYLVCPREPGETTRTETESFEPLLQVGTTFRF, from the coding sequence ATGGACCTCCCCCGCCATCGGCCTCCTTTCCTTGTCGCAGGACTCCTCACCCTCCCCGCCCTGGCTCACGCGCAGGAGGAGGTCTCGGCGCAGCAAGCCCCGCCGCCCGCGGCCAGGCCCCTGAAGACCGCGCTCAACATCGGAGTCCAGGGACACACGCATCGGCTGGACGCGAAGGGCGGCGAGTCACCCGCCCTCGCGGTGAGCATGGAGCGGGCCTTCGATGACCACCTCTCCGCGTTCGCCGGCACGCTCCTCACGACGAACAACCTCGGCGTGGGCGTGCAGGCGGGAGGGCGCCTCTCCTTCGGTGAGCGGCCCTTGCAAGGCGCCTTTGTCTCCGCCCAGGGCGCCATCACCTGGTTCGACTCCGGCACGGACTCCGACACCGGCTACGAGAAGAGTGGCCGCCGCCAGTCCTTGAGCGCGCTCGTGGGCTACTCCCATCCGTTCGCGAACCGCTGGCTCGTCTCGCTCGGCGCGGGCATCCAGCATGTCGTCACGAGGAGCAAGAGCGAGCCGCCCTTGCTCCCCATCTGCATCTATCTCGTGTGCCCCCGGGAGCCCGGAGAGACGACTCGAACAGAAACAGAATCGTTCGAGCCCCTCCTCCAAGTGGGAACCACCTTCCGGTTCTGA